A region of the Roseiflexus sp. RS-1 genome:
TGCGTGGTGTAATCTCCGTAAGGGAAGCGAAAGTACGGTCGCGTGCTGCGACCCGTGGTCTCCTGCACGATACGCTCAGTCTCGCGGAGTTCATTCGCCATACCGTCGAGACCGATCCGCGAGAAAAAGGGATGCGTCAACGAATGGTTGCCGATCTCGTGTCCATTGGCGACAATCGCGCGCGCAGCGTCGGGGAAACGTTTGACCCATCGACCGGTCACAAAGAACGTCCCTTTGACCCTGCGCTGCCGCAGCGCATCCAGGATAGCATACAACGTCGTATCATCGATTTCGATGTCGAATGTGAGCGCCACCTTGCCGGATGCAGGATTGCCGCGGTGCACCGGTTCGGTCAAACCATAAGCCGGTTCTCCGGCGCGGAACAACGGTATCGCCAGCGCCCGTTCGGGGCGCAGCGGCGCTTCGATATCGATGGCGTTCAGGGTTGCGATGGATGCAGCATCACTGCCCAACCGCGCCGCAATGCCATCGAGCGTTTCACCGGCAGCGACCTGGTGAACGGTATACCCGATCAGGGCAGGCAACGGGGAGGGAGCAGGGGTCGGCACAGCGGTCGGCGTCGCCGATGGCTCGATGAACGGCAGACTCAGCGGGAGAAGCACAGGATGTCGGGCGACTGGCGCTTCCTGAACGTGTGCTTTTGGCGGCGCAACCTGACCCGGATTCGGCTGGTTGAATGGTGAATATGCTGACGTACCAAAGAGTCGCCCGCCGAGGATCAGCGCAGCACACACAACTGCTGCCGCAATGAAGGGGAGTGGTCGGTTCACCGAAGGCGGGCGCGCGGCGCGGCGCGGCAGCGGTTGGAACAGAACGCCGGTATCGGGTACAATCCGCAGAACTGGCGCGCCCCACATCGCTCCTGTATGCGCCAGCGCCGCGCGCCCGATGGTCACCGCCAGATCGACCGACGCTCCCAGCGCCAGGTGGTGATAACAGATCGCCGCAAAACGTGCAGCAGCATCCGATGGCAGCGGCATGCTGAACCCGATGGTCGCCGGCAGATGCGCATCGATCAGCAACGCCGCACATACGACAGGTGCAATGTTCAATGTGCTGCCATGTCCTTCTCCGCCGGTCAGCGTCACTAACCGCAGATCGGTGGCGTCCGCCAGCAGATCGATCAGATCACCGGCGTCGAACCGGTTGCCGATGTCCAGTTCCAGGCGCTGATCCGGCGTCAGCGTGGTGCGCGCAATAAGGTGAAGCACATGCGGCGCTTCGTCTGCCAGCGCCTGACTGAGGGTTGCCGGTGTGGCATCGGGCAGTATCCGTAGCGTAAGGACGCCAGTGCGGATGTGCGGCGCCAGCGCACGATTGAGGTCATCCAGATGGTGATGGTTGCCGGGTGATGCAACTGCCAGCACGCGCAGCGGTGGACGCAGCGGCAGGGACGGTGGCGGCGTGATGCGCCTCCCGACGCGCACCAGCGCATAGTCTGCGCGTAATGCCGGTTGCCAGACATTGACGCTTCCCAGCGTGAGATACTCCCAGGGGAGCGCTGCGAGTTCCGGGGCATTGATCTGGAGACGCACCTGCACACGGGCGCCCTTTGCCACAGCAGTGTGCGCGGCTTCCAGGAGCAGCGCGCGGATCGGCGCGGTAAACAGCGCCCGTCCCAGCGCCAGACCGGTCTCCTGAACATCGTCGATATGCTGCGCACCGGCATGCAACGCACGCCTTCCCAGATCGATCAGCGCTTCGGAGAGAAATAACGCTGACGCAACTTCACGCCCGTTCCCGCTGGCGCGAGTCGGACAATACCCCGACTCGTCGCAGGGACCAATGGCAATATGAACGATGATAGGAGAGGCGGCGCTGTCCGCTGCTGCTGGCATGATCTTTCGCTGCAATGGTCTGCTGCTCATGCAATATCATAGCATGAGTCTCCTGCAAAAGTACATTTCACCGAACGAGCAATCAAGGTACATTGTTTATCAATGTACCAGCGCAACATGCGGTCATCGTCGGCAATGGCGCCATAGTCGCCGGATGGACGCCTGACGCTCTTGTTCGACCTGGCGGCATCAGCAACGTTTGCGATGGCCCTGACAACGACGTGCGCGGTCAATCCAGTTTGCGCGCTTGCGGAGCGGGACAACGCTGCGGGAACGAAGTCGGGTCGAATGGCGCCGATGGTCCCAGGCGCCTTTGCCGATACGGGCGCCGCCTGGATGCCTGGACGAACGGTTCACACACGGAAGCGGATGGAACGTCATCGCACCCGAGATCGCCATCGCCGTTCCTTTCATGCGTCACATTCGAGAACGTTTCTGCTCAAATATCGCTCTGTGAGCAGAAAGGAGAAAGGAGGAGCGCATTCCGCTGTCAGCTTTCGCCGACAAAGGAATGCGCTGATTTTATGAACGCACCCAATGCAGCGGGGTGCGTTCACCGGTAGGAGCAAGGCTCATCACGCAGAGAACGCGGGGCGCTCCACGCAGGCGCACCCGCCCAATGCGGTCATGCCGGGCGGAACCATCGGAACCGAAACCAACGCAAGCCGGCTTGTCTTTGTGGCTTGTCCCTTCAGCGTTGAAACGCGCACGACCACGACCCTTTGACCTGACCGTCATCCGACTCAAAGACGCCAGACAGGCCATCCCCTGTGTATGTGGCGCGCCCCTTCCAGGTGAAGGTTTTGTCAGCATCGCTCGCATCACCCGTGCCGATAGTGATGTCAACCGGCAGCGGCGTTCCCACCGGTGCGTTTTGCCCGGCGCTTATCACAAACAAGCTCACCGGCGTCGGTAACGTCCCAGGCATGCTGGCAAAGGAGACACGGAACAAGATTTTGCCGGGATCGCTGCAGATCGCTTCGTACAAAAATCCCGTCCCTTTGAGGTCGTGCAGCGTGGTCACGCTGGCGAACTGGGCGGGATGTTCGATGGTGACCCGCATGTCACTCATGGCGCCGGTTGGGGGCGCAGCGGTCGGACTGGCCGTCTGCGGATAGGGAACGAAGCGGGCGGATAGCCACTGCCCCAGCGCCAACACCTGCTCGCGCGTGAAGCCGCCGTAGGACTCGACGGTGACATACCAGCCGTTGAGCACAGCGTAGAGACGTATATCCTGTTGCGTCTCCTGGATACGAGCAACGTCGCCCAGCGACACATCCTCTGAACCCTGAGAGACTTCCTGATACTGCATGATGGCGCGAAATGCCTGTTGGCCAGACCGGGCCAGTTCGACGCGCACCGTGAGGCTCTTTCCGCCGGCAAATTCGTAATTGCAACCAATTTCAGCTACATCGGTCGGCAGGACGTACATATCGTTGATTGAATTGCCGAGCAAAGCAGTGAGCACCTCCTGTGGCACGATGGTGCAACGTGCATCACTCCTCAGCTCGGCGGGGTTGATCTGAGTCGTGGGCGGAGCGACACTGGCGGGAGTCGGTTTGCTCTCCTGGGCAGGCGCCCCGCTCTCGGACGAACAGGCCGGCAGAGCCAGCGCCAGGATTAATAGGGCGAACGTCAAATGCACCCTTGACATGGAATCCTCCTCTTTGCATCCATTGAACTGGTCTCCCTCGTCTTTCGAGACTCACCTTCCATGATAGGGATGAAGCGTCCCAAAAGCGTCCTCGGCGGCGCGAGGAGGAAGGGGGGTGAGGGTCGTCCTTCCGCCCGGTTCAACCTGCAACCAGATGCTCATACTCCTGCTTCGTCCGGCGCGCAACGATGGGCCAGTCGAATGTTTCGCGCACCAGACGGACGCTCGCTTCGCCCCAGGCTGCCCATTGGTCGCGCTGTTCGAGAGCGAGGCGCAACTTTGCCGCCAGATCGGCGGCATCGCCTGGACGAGCCAGATAGCCGTTGCGCCCGTTGAACACTTTGTCGGGAATGCCGCCTGCCGCCGATGCGACGATGGGGCGGCGGTGGATCATGGCTTCCAGGGTCACGAGCGATGAGCCTTCATAAAGGGTCGGATGCACCACCAGATCGATCTCCTCGTAGAGGTTGTGCAATTCGGTGTCGTTGAGGCGCCCGACGAAGGTGATATGTCCGGCAATGCCAGCCTGTCGCGCCTGTTGTTCCAGCGCGGTTCGTTCTTTCCCTTCGCCCACCAGCAGCCAGCGCCAGTTCGGTGGAAGATGATCGCGCACACGGGTAAGCGCCTCGATCAGCACGTGATACCCTTTGTTGCGCTCCAGCCGCCCAACGCTGAGGATGGTCAGGTCGGCGTCATCGAGGCGCAGCCGTTCGCGCAGCCGCGCACGCACGATGTCGTTGACCGGCGCCAGGCATTCATCGGCGTCGATGGCGCTGGGAATAACCACAACCCGCTCCGGATCGACGCCCAGATAGCGTGGCAGGTCGTCCCGTGTACAGGCATCGGTTGCGATGGCACGGTCGGCACAACGTGCGCCGTAGGAGTAGAGCGCTCGAAAGGGCGCATATGCCAGCCACTTGCGCCAATCGGGTGTGCGATACTCTTCCAGCCCATGCGGGTTGGCGATGAACGGCAGGCGACGCAACAGCGGGTCGCGGACGCGGATCCAGCCGTAGCCGAACGCACATAATCCCTGGGCATGAACCACATCGTATGCGCCGCGTCGTGCAGCGATTGCCGCCATTCGCCCCAATCGCCAGGAATACCAGGGATAGTTGATCTGTCGTCCTGAAATGGAGTTTGGGCGCAGCAGCGGCGATGTGTAGTCGTACCGCAGCGTGATCACGCGCTCGATGCCCGGCAGCGCATCGGCATACGGATTGGCGCGATCAGGGGTGTGGTTGTGCGATGGTGCGCCCGGTGTCTGCACATACAGCGTCACCCGCACGCCAAGCCGCGCCAGGTGGGTCGTCAGATGGAAGACATGGCGTTCGATGCCGCCGAATCCGTGCAGTGGAAAGACGACGCGCGCCAGCATGGCGACGCGCAGTGCATCGGAAGGGGATCGTTCACTCATAGCGCGTTGCTCTGCATCAACGCCGTTCAAGCCGAATCCAGGCGCCACCTGTGACAGCGCTCTGCCGCGCCGCGCCGATCACACGATCCGCCGCCAGACCATCGCTCAAAGCCGGACAGGGAGTTGCGCCGTGGATCAGGGCGCTGATGAATGCAGCCACCGACGCCAGATGCCACTGGAGCGTTCCAACCGGTGTTTCAGGCGCGGGCAACGCTGTGGCAGGATCGATCCGACTCAGGGTAGCAATGCGTCTTCCGCCGATGCCCTCTGTTCCCTCGACGATCTCCAATCCATTGGGGTCGCGGGTGTCGAATATCAGCGCGCCGACGCTCCCATACGCTTCGATACGGATGTCGTCGCCTGCACCGGGAACGACTTTCGAGACCTCGATAGTTCCATAGCCGCCACCGGCGAGTTCGAGCGAAAGCCAGGCGACATCATCGCCTTCGACCGGAACAGGCGCGCCATCAGCGCCGGGTCGCTCGCCGATGACGATGGCGGTGCGCGCCGACACGGCATGTATCGGTCCGAACAGATAGTGGGTCAGATCGATCAAATGCGATCCCAGATCGGCAAGCACGCCGCTCCCCGGTCCGCTGAAGCGCCAGGAGATCGCGCGATCACGGCGCAGATTGCTGCTGCGGTAGTAGCGCAGGTGGAAACTGCGCACATCGCCGATCAATCCGTTATCGATGCGTCGCCGTGCTTCCTGAAGGGCTGGGACAAAGCGCAGGTGAAAGTTCACGCCGCCCGGCAGTCCTCGTGTGTGCGCCAGGTCAACGATGCGTTCAGATTCTTCCGGTGTTGCGCCAAGCGGTTTTTCACAGAAGAGTGCTTTCCCGGCAGCAAGCGCCGCTTCCGCGATGCGCGCATGATCGCCGGTTGGCGCGCAGCAATCGACAATGGTGGCAGAAGGAAGCGCCAGCAATTCATCGAGGTTCGTGGTTGTCAGCACATCGCCAAGTTCGCGCCGTGCCCGCTCCGCCGAGGCAGCGCTGGCAGTGACGACCCCTGTCAGGCGCACGCGGATTCCCAGATCGGGGTAGACCAGCGGCAGCATCCGGTAACAGAGCGCATGCATGCGCCCGATCCCGCCATAACCAACCAATCCGATGCCAATCACTGTGGTCATACGCAAAAGGGGGGCGCGCCTGCGCCGGCAAGTCGCTCCAGTTCTTCCAGCGCGGCGCATGCAGCAGCATAGACGTGCGGGTCGCGCTGCGCCAGTCCGCGCGCCTCGAACTCTTCCACATCGAGTCGCATCACACGATCACGCTCCGCCGACACGAACAGATCGAGATCGAGGTCTTCGGAAATGATCGTCTCACTGCTGATGATCGCCGGGCGCGTGACGTTGCAGTACCATCCTTTGAGCATACCGGTCGCGCTGCGCAGTTCGAACACATTGTACCAGCGATCAGCATAGAAGTGCTCGAAGAAGACGTCCCCCGGCTCGAATGTCACATATCCCAGGTCGAGTCGCGGATGATCCCACACAGCGCGCACCAGCGCATACTCCGGCGTTGCGCGGATCACCCTGGCGCAGTAGGTCACTACCTGGTTCTTTTCCGGTTTGACAAGTTTGACCGTAATCGAGCGTGGCGATGACATAGCGCTACACAAACGGCAGACGCGGGACTTCTGATGCAACCAGCGTCTCGCCTGAGCCCTGCATCAGCAACGTTCTCACAGATAACTGCGTCGCAGCAGGCGACGAATCCGCTGCCGCACACCGGCATCCAGGGATCGCGCAATCAGCGATGCGAAAAACAAACCGATCAGGCGCAGCAGCGACATGCGTGGACGTACCATCTCGCGCAGCGTCGCAGGGTCGTGCAGGCGCAGCGGCGATGATGCGCGTACTTCGATCTTCAGATTATCGCCGTGCCATTCGCGCTCGACCCAGAAGAGATCGGGCATACTGCGCTGGAAAAAATAGTACGCGGGATTAAAGGCATACAAATAATCGAACAACTCACCAAACGGTTCGTGCGGTTCACGCGGGTGGAGCACCAGCGTATCGCCCTCCAGGTTCACATACCAGCGGTGAAATGACCAGTGAAACAAACGCTCGGCGATTTCGGAAGGGCTTTGGATATACCCGGCAGCGCTGACACGCCGCAGTTCGGCGGCGAATTGCAGCGGATCGTCCATATGTTCCAGGATATGAGAGCAGATGGTGTAGGCGAACGCCCCATCCTTGAACGGCAGGTGATGGGCATCTGCCACAACGAATGGGCGATCAACCACCAGGTCGCCGCCACGCTCGCGATTATCCGCGCCGGGATAGCGGTCGAGCAATACATCGGCGCGGGGGTGCGGATTGTCGCCGCTTCCGATTTCAAGGACGAGACCGGTCGCTGGCGGATTGCATGTTTGTCTCATCGTTCACGTGACGGGTTGCCGCCAGTCTCGCGCAGTGTCGCATAGACTGCCGCTCCCCTGTCCTCAGTTCCTGGTTCCTGGTTCCCGGTTCTCAGTTCTCAGTTCCTGGTTCCCGGTTCTCAATTCAAATCGTCGCCGCTGAGACTATCGCGTAGAATGTCGATATATTCCAGCGCCAGCCCTGTGCCGATGGCGACGCAGTTTGCCGGTTGGTCGGCGACATAACAGGGAACGCCGGTCACATCGGTAAGCAGTTCATTGATGCGGCGCAGCATCGAACCGCCGCCGGTCATAATCATGCCCTTATCAATAATGTCCGACGACAGTTCCGGCGGGGTTTCGGCGAGGACGCGCCGGACAGCGCCGATCACCGCCTCCAGCGGCTCTTGCAGCGCATCGGTGATTTCATTCGAATTGATCTCGATCGTGCGCGGCAATCCGGCCACCTGATCACGTCCGCGCACCTGCATCGACAGCGGGCGCTCGAGCGGCAGCGCGGAGCCGATTTCGATCTTGATGCTTTCGGCAGTGCGCTCGCCGATCAACACGTTGTACTTGCGCTTGACATAGGCAGCGATGGTTTCATCGAACTTGTTGCCGCCGACCCGCACCGAATGGCTGACGACAATATCGTTCAGCGAAATGACCGCCACCTCAGTTGTGCCGCCGCCAATATCGATGATCAGGTTGCCCGACGGTTGCGCAACCGGAATGTTTGCGCCGATCGCCGCCGCCAGCGGCTCGCGGATCAGATAGGCATGCCGGGCGCCAGCCGCCTCCGCCGCCTGTCGCACAGCGCGCATCTCGACGGTAGTGACGCCAGCCGGAATGCAGACCATGACATCAGGTTTACTGAAACTGAACGGTCCCATCGCCTTGCGGATGAAGTACCGCAGCATGGCTTCGGTGATGTCATAATCGGCGATCACGCCATCGCGCAACGGACGAATCACCTCGATGCTTTCGGGTTCGCGTCCAAGCATGGCCAGCGCATCGGCGCCAACCGCTTTGATACGGTTGTCCTTTGTCGAGATAGCGACAACCGAAGGTTCAGCCAGAACGATGCCACGACCTTTGACATACACCAGAACATTGGCAGTGCCCAGGTCGATGCCGATTTTCTTCGCCATACCTTTCCGTCCGACAAGTCTTGCCTTCACAACGAAATATCGCAGGGTTCAGGCGCAGCATCCATGATACTGCACATGCACCCTGCGACATCAACCCAGATCATCGTGACGACGCGGTTCACTAGTCGCGCTCACGCCGGATTTTCTTCAACTGCGCAACTTTCAACTGCACCAGCGCGCGTCGCAGTTCCGCTTCGGCGAGTGCAAGGTCTTGTGCGCTTTTGCGCTCTGCAATACGCTGCTCAGCAGCGCGGCGTGCCGCTTCAGCGCGCGCCTCATCAATTTCATCGGCGCGCTCGGCGGTATCCGCCAGGATCGTCACGCGGTTTGGCAGCACTTCCATAAACCCGCCCGAAATGGCGAAAGGCGTCGTCACGCCGTCCTTGACAATATCGAGTTCACCGACCTCAAGGATCGTCAGGAGCGGCGCGTGACGCGGCAGGATGCCGACGCGCCCATCTTTCGTCGGCGCATTGATCATATCCACATCGTCGGAGAGCACGACGCGCTCCGCCGTGACAATCTCGAGATGGATCGGCATAGCCGTTTACCTCCGTGACGCCTCATACGCCTGGATGACATCATCGAGTCCGCCCTGAAGCAGGAAGAACTGCTCAGGAATATGATCGACTTCGCCTGCCAGCAGGCGCGCAAAACTCTTCACCGTTTCCGCAATCGGCACATACTTGCCAGGGCGCCCGGTGAACTGCTGCGCAACGGTGAACGGTTGCGAGAAGAAGCGCTCGATCTTGCGCGCGCGCGCCACCGTCAGTTTGTCGTCATCCGAAAGTTCCTCAACGCCCAGGATAGCAATGATGTCCTGCAAATCTTTGTAGCGCTGAAGCACCCGCTGCACCTCGCGCGCAACGCGGTAATGCTCTGCGCCGACGATGTTGGGGTCGAGAATGCGACTGGTCGATGCCAGCGGATCGACCGCCGGGTAGATGCCCTTCGCGGCAATGCTGCGTTCGAGGGTGATCGTCGCGTCAAGGTGCGAGAAGACCGTTGCCGGCGCCGGGTCGGTGTAGTCGTCGGCGGGTACGTAGACCGCCTGCATCGATGTGATCGACCCCTTTTTGGTCGAGGTGATGCGTTCCTGCAATTCACCCATTTCGGTGCCGAGGGTCGGCTGGTATCCCACCTGTGACGGCATGCGCCCCAGCAGCGCCGAGACTTCGGAGCCTGCCTGAACGAAGCGGAAGATATTATCGATGAAGAGCAGCACGTCGCGCCCTTCGTCGCGGAAATATTCCGCCATCGTCATGGCGGTCAGCGCCACACGCAGACGTGCGCCCGGCGGCTCGTTCATCTGGCCAAACACCATCACCGTCTTGTCGAAGACGCGGGTCTGTTCATCGATCCGGGCTTCCTTCATTTCGTGGATGAGGTCATTTCCCTCGCGCGAACGTTCGCCGACGCCAGCGAAAACCGAGAAGCCCGACTGTTCCTTGGCGACGTTGGCGATCAATTCCTGGATCACGACGGTCTTGCCGACGCCGGCGCCGCCGAAGATGCCGGTTTTGCCGCCGCGCGTAAACGGCGCAATCAGGTCGATAACCTTGATGCCGGTTTCAAAAATCTGTGCCGTCGTCGATTGATCCTCGAGGGCGGGGGGCGGACGATGGATCGGGCGATATTCGGTCGCCTGCACCGGACCCTCGCCATCGATCGGGTCGCCGAGCACATCGAACACGCGCCCAAGCGTTCCTGGTCCGACCGGCACCGCAATCGGGCGACCGGTATCAATCGCCTTGACGCCTCGGCGCATGCCATCGGTGCTGCTCATCGCCACGGCTTTGACCACGCCGCCGCCGAGTTGCTGCTGCACCTCGGCAACCAGGCGCTTGCCATTTTCAAGCCGAATTTCCAGCGCATTGTAGATTTCCGGCGTCTGATCCTCCGGGAACTTCGCGTTGAGCACCACACCGATAATATCAGTCACGACACCGGTTGCTCCGGCCATGAGTATCCTCCACTCCTGATCTTATCGCATCACATCTCCGCCAGGGCTGCCGCTCCCGACGCAATTTCAGAAACTTCTTTCGTAATGTTCGCCTGGCGCGTCTTGTTGTACGAAAGGGTCAGGTCGCGTTGCAATTCTTTGGCGTTGTCGGTCGCATTGCGCATCGCCACCATCCGCGCGCTATGCTCACTGGCAATCGCCTCCAGCACCGCCTGATAGAGTTGCACTTCGACGAAGCGCGGCAGCAACTCACGCAACACTTCTTCCTGACTCGGCTCGTAGGTATAATCGACCATCCGCTCAGCCGGTTCGTGGGGCGGATCAATCGGCAGCAGGCGTTTGATCGTCGGGCGCTGCACCAGGGTATTGACGAACTGGCTGTAGAGCACATACACTTCGTCGTAGCGCCCGCCCAGAAAGCCGTTGATAACATGGGTCGAAATGCCGAGAATGTCGGTCAGACGGGGGTGATCGCCAAGTTTGGTCACTTCGGCGACGAGATTCTGATGGGTGCGCACCATGAAATCGCGCCCTTTCTTCCCAATCGCCAGCACCTCGACCGTATGCTTTTTCTCCTGCTCATCCAGGATGAAGCGTGACGCGCGCCGCAGCACATTGGCAACCAGGCTCCCCGCCAGACCGCGGTCGGGTGTTACAACGATCAGGGCAACCCCCTGCACCACGGGGCGCACTTCAAGCAGCGTGCCGCGCCGCATGCCGACCGCGCGCCCGGTCAACTCGCCCATCACATCGAGCAGACGGTCGGCATATGGGCGGGTCGCGAGCACATTGCGCTGCGCGCGGCGCATCTTCGACGCCGACACCATTTCCATCGCGCGTGTAATCTGCGCCAGATTCTTCACCGAGCGAATGCGCCGCCTGATTTCACGGGTACTGGGCATATGCACCTCGTCTTAAGAGGGTCAGATTGCTCACGCCTGTTCCGCGCTAAAATCGCTCATC
Encoded here:
- a CDS encoding DUF402 domain-containing protein, which translates into the protein MSSPRSITVKLVKPEKNQVVTYCARVIRATPEYALVRAVWDHPRLDLGYVTFEPGDVFFEHFYADRWYNVFELRSATGMLKGWYCNVTRPAIISSETIISEDLDLDLFVSAERDRVMRLDVEEFEARGLAQRDPHVYAAACAALEELERLAGAGAPPFCV
- a CDS encoding polysaccharide deacetylase family protein, with the translated sequence MSSRPLQRKIMPAAADSAASPIIVHIAIGPCDESGYCPTRASGNGREVASALFLSEALIDLGRRALHAGAQHIDDVQETGLALGRALFTAPIRALLLEAAHTAVAKGARVQVRLQINAPELAALPWEYLTLGSVNVWQPALRADYALVRVGRRITPPPSLPLRPPLRVLAVASPGNHHHLDDLNRALAPHIRTGVLTLRILPDATPATLSQALADEAPHVLHLIARTTLTPDQRLELDIGNRFDAGDLIDLLADATDLRLVTLTGGEGHGSTLNIAPVVCAALLIDAHLPATIGFSMPLPSDAAARFAAICYHHLALGASVDLAVTIGRAALAHTGAMWGAPVLRIVPDTGVLFQPLPRRAARPPSVNRPLPFIAAAVVCAALILGGRLFGTSAYSPFNQPNPGQVAPPKAHVQEAPVARHPVLLPLSLPFIEPSATPTAVPTPAPSPLPALIGYTVHQVAAGETLDGIAARLGSDAASIATLNAIDIEAPLRPERALAIPLFRAGEPAYGLTEPVHRGNPASGKVALTFDIEIDDTTLYAILDALRQRRVKGTFFVTGRWVKRFPDAARAIVANGHEIGNHSLTHPFFSRIGLDGMANELRETERIVQETTGRSTRPYFRFPYGDYTTQAVVVVTAEGYIPYHWSADDRGIPAWLDRAVADPAWASGGILLLHGRPATAGALPGIIDRLRAAGLEPTTLGETLR
- a CDS encoding F0F1 ATP synthase subunit gamma; its protein translation is MPSTREIRRRIRSVKNLAQITRAMEMVSASKMRRAQRNVLATRPYADRLLDVMGELTGRAVGMRRGTLLEVRPVVQGVALIVVTPDRGLAGSLVANVLRRASRFILDEQEKKHTVEVLAIGKKGRDFMVRTHQNLVAEVTKLGDHPRLTDILGISTHVINGFLGGRYDEVYVLYSQFVNTLVQRPTIKRLLPIDPPHEPAERMVDYTYEPSQEEVLRELLPRFVEVQLYQAVLEAIASEHSARMVAMRNATDNAKELQRDLTLSYNKTRQANITKEVSEIASGAAALAEM
- the atpD gene encoding F0F1 ATP synthase subunit beta gives rise to the protein MAGATGVVTDIIGVVLNAKFPEDQTPEIYNALEIRLENGKRLVAEVQQQLGGGVVKAVAMSSTDGMRRGVKAIDTGRPIAVPVGPGTLGRVFDVLGDPIDGEGPVQATEYRPIHRPPPALEDQSTTAQIFETGIKVIDLIAPFTRGGKTGIFGGAGVGKTVVIQELIANVAKEQSGFSVFAGVGERSREGNDLIHEMKEARIDEQTRVFDKTVMVFGQMNEPPGARLRVALTAMTMAEYFRDEGRDVLLFIDNIFRFVQAGSEVSALLGRMPSQVGYQPTLGTEMGELQERITSTKKGSITSMQAVYVPADDYTDPAPATVFSHLDATITLERSIAAKGIYPAVDPLASTSRILDPNIVGAEHYRVAREVQRVLQRYKDLQDIIAILGVEELSDDDKLTVARARKIERFFSQPFTVAQQFTGRPGKYVPIAETVKSFARLLAGEVDHIPEQFFLLQGGLDDVIQAYEASRR
- a CDS encoding rod shape-determining protein, which codes for MAKKIGIDLGTANVLVYVKGRGIVLAEPSVVAISTKDNRIKAVGADALAMLGREPESIEVIRPLRDGVIADYDITEAMLRYFIRKAMGPFSFSKPDVMVCIPAGVTTVEMRAVRQAAEAAGARHAYLIREPLAAAIGANIPVAQPSGNLIIDIGGGTTEVAVISLNDIVVSHSVRVGGNKFDETIAAYVKRKYNVLIGERTAESIKIEIGSALPLERPLSMQVRGRDQVAGLPRTIEINSNEITDALQEPLEAVIGAVRRVLAETPPELSSDIIDKGMIMTGGGSMLRRINELLTDVTGVPCYVADQPANCVAIGTGLALEYIDILRDSLSGDDLN
- a CDS encoding glycosyltransferase family 4 protein, giving the protein MSERSPSDALRVAMLARVVFPLHGFGGIERHVFHLTTHLARLGVRVTLYVQTPGAPSHNHTPDRANPYADALPGIERVITLRYDYTSPLLRPNSISGRQINYPWYSWRLGRMAAIAARRGAYDVVHAQGLCAFGYGWIRVRDPLLRRLPFIANPHGLEEYRTPDWRKWLAYAPFRALYSYGARCADRAIATDACTRDDLPRYLGVDPERVVVIPSAIDADECLAPVNDIVRARLRERLRLDDADLTILSVGRLERNKGYHVLIEALTRVRDHLPPNWRWLLVGEGKERTALEQQARQAGIAGHITFVGRLNDTELHNLYEEIDLVVHPTLYEGSSLVTLEAMIHRRPIVASAAGGIPDKVFNGRNGYLARPGDAADLAAKLRLALEQRDQWAAWGEASVRLVRETFDWPIVARRTKQEYEHLVAG
- a CDS encoding Gfo/Idh/MocA family protein; translated protein: MTTVIGIGLVGYGGIGRMHALCYRMLPLVYPDLGIRVRLTGVVTASAASAERARRELGDVLTTTNLDELLALPSATIVDCCAPTGDHARIAEAALAAGKALFCEKPLGATPEESERIVDLAHTRGLPGGVNFHLRFVPALQEARRRIDNGLIGDVRSFHLRYYRSSNLRRDRAISWRFSGPGSGVLADLGSHLIDLTHYLFGPIHAVSARTAIVIGERPGADGAPVPVEGDDVAWLSLELAGGGYGTIEVSKVVPGAGDDIRIEAYGSVGALIFDTRDPNGLEIVEGTEGIGGRRIATLSRIDPATALPAPETPVGTLQWHLASVAAFISALIHGATPCPALSDGLAADRVIGAARQSAVTGGAWIRLERR
- a CDS encoding methyltransferase domain-containing protein, translated to MRQTCNPPATGLVLEIGSGDNPHPRADVLLDRYPGADNRERGGDLVVDRPFVVADAHHLPFKDGAFAYTICSHILEHMDDPLQFAAELRRVSAAGYIQSPSEIAERLFHWSFHRWYVNLEGDTLVLHPREPHEPFGELFDYLYAFNPAYYFFQRSMPDLFWVEREWHGDNLKIEVRASSPLRLHDPATLREMVRPRMSLLRLIGLFFASLIARSLDAGVRQRIRRLLRRSYL
- a CDS encoding F0F1 ATP synthase subunit epsilon; this encodes MPIHLEIVTAERVVLSDDVDMINAPTKDGRVGILPRHAPLLTILEVGELDIVKDGVTTPFAISGGFMEVLPNRVTILADTAERADEIDEARAEAARRAAEQRIAERKSAQDLALAEAELRRALVQLKVAQLKKIRRERD